Genomic DNA from Alistipes indistinctus YIT 12060:
CTGGATGTCGGCCTGCGGCGGCCGGGGAGCCTACCCGATCAAATTCAACGGGGGTATCTTTACGGTCGACCCGGTCTTTACCGACACGAAAATCAGGGCGAATGCCGATCACCGCAACTGGGGCGGCGACTACTGGTGGCAGAATACCCGGCTGATGTACTACCCAATGCTCGCCTCGAGCGATTTTGAAATGATGCTGCCGCTGTTCAGATTCTATCAGGACCGCCTGGCCTCTTTCCGCACGATTGCAAACGAATATATGGATGCCGAGGGTGCGGTAATCCCTGAAACGTCGTCGATCTTCGGCCTCTACCGTCCCGGCGACTACGGCTGGGACCGAACCGGACGGCAGAAAGGCGACATCCGGAACATGTATGTCCGCCATGCCTGGAACGGCAGTCTGGAATTGGTATCGATGATGCTCGATTACTACGACTATACTGGCGATACGGCATTCGTCCGGACACGACTGGTTCCGGTAGCCACCGAAGTGCTGCGCTACTTCGACACCAAATTTCCCAAGGATGCCGACGGCACGATCCGCATCACGCCGACCCAGGCGCTCGAAACCTACTGGTACGACATGGTCAACGACCTGCCCTGCGTAGCCGGACTGCACGCCGTGCTGCCCCGGCTGCTGGCGCTGCCGCACGGAACGGCCGCCCTTCCGGAGCAGGCCCGCTGGAACCGGATGCAACGGCAACTGCCGCCGATGCCCGTTGAAATACGCGACGGACAAAAGCGATTCGCCCCGGCCGAACAGTACGACCCGAAAAAGAACAATACGGAAGTACCGGAGCTTTACGGCGTCTTCCCGTTCGACCTATGCAATTTCACCACGCCCGACGCACAAATCGGAATCGACACCTACAACGCCCGTACCGAACGCGGTTTCTACGGTTGGCGGCAGGACGGCCAGATGGCCGCCCTGCTCGGGCTGACCGAGCAAGCCGCCGAATGCCTCGCGCACAAGACCGAGAATTCGCACCCGAATCACCGTTTCCCGGCCTACTGGGGGCCCAATTTCGACTGGACTCCGGACCAGAACCACGGAGGCAACCTGCTCACCACCCTGCAAACTATGGTCCTGCAAAGCCACGGCAACAGCGTCTACCTGCTGCCAGCATTTCCCAAACGCTGGAACGTACGTTTCAGGTTGCACACACGGGGAAGAGGCATCGCAGAAGGCTCCTACCGCAACGGAAAATGGGAAACGGAACCGGCACTGAAAGGTGCATCCGGTTACACGTTGAAAAGCGCCCCAGGTTTCGAACGGGCGCGTGAAATCGAATGAAATATCCGACGACGATCCTCAGCCTGTGATTTTCTGTCCCCGATGAACCTTCCGTTCACCGACCGACGCGGAATCGCCAACACGATCGAAGCATCTCTCAACTGCCGGTACCGGGTTAAACCTCATGTTATAGATTTACTATAATATTAACCCCTATAGAGGTTCCGGTTCGATTCAGCGGATCCCCCGCCGGTTCAATGCACGGGCATAGGCCTGCGCATTGCGGTTGTGTTCGGCCAACGTCCGAGCAAAGGCATGCGCGCCGGACAGGTCGTCTTTCGCACAGAAATAGAGGTAATCGTGGTTCTCGAAATCGACAACGCCGTCCAACGCATCGATCGACGGCATACAGATCGGACCGGGCGGTAACCCGGGATATTTGTAGGTATTGTACGGAGAATCGACCTCGAGATGGCGGTTCAGCACCCGCCGGAGCGCAAAATCTCCTACCGCGTACTTTACCGTCGGATCGGCCTGCAGCGGCATACCCCGCTTCAAGCGGTTGACATAAACCCCGGCCACGCGCGGCATTTCATTCTTGCGCTTGGTCTCCTCATAAACAATGGAAGCGAGGATATACGCCTGCTGCCGCGTCAAGCCGCTGCGCGAAAGCTTCGCATCGCGCGATGTCCAGAATTTGTCGGACTCCTGCCGCATGCGTTGCAGGAATGTATCGGGAGAGGTATTCCAGAAGAATTCGTACGTATTGGGAATACAGAGCGTCAGGATCGTCTGTGGCGTAAGGCCGTATACCCGGGCAAGCGAATCGGAGGTCAGCGCCGCGAGCCATGCGGCGGAATCGGGTTCGAGCTTACGCGCGAGGACACCGGCCAACCGGTCAGGTGTCCGGATGTTGTTGAACGTCACACGTACCGGAACTTGCCACCCAAGACGCAGCATACGGACCGTACGCACGTAACTCATCCCCTCTTTGAGCTCGTACCGCCCCGCCTTCAGTGGCGTATCAAGCCCGTGACGGCGTGCCATACGGGCAAAAGCCGTTTCGTTGCGCAATACCTCGTGACGGCGCAAAGAGTCCATCAGCTGGGTAAAACTCGCGCCGGTCGGAACATAAACCACACCGCTGCGCTCCACCGCGGTCGCCCAGTAATAGCGGCCCAGCGAAAGCCCCGCTGCCCCCAGCACGGTTACGATAAGTATTAGGCTGCCGAGCAGCACCCACCCTTTGCGGTTCAATCTCTTTTTCATCCGTTTGTCCGTTTGTTTTTTCGTTCGGGCAACCGTTCTCCAACGCGCTGCAAAAGCCCGGCCCGGATCGGGAAATTCCGTCCACTCCCGGTTACAGGATATGACCGCCGGAATATTACCGGGCCGTTTCCGCTGCAAATGTAGGAAAAAAGAGGATTACGACGGGAAATTGTTTGGCGAATGGGATAAAATTGCCTACTTTTGTACCGGGTAAGTCTTATACGACCAGCTCCTGCTGAATCCCCCAGGGTCGGAAGACAGCAAGGGTAGGCGGTTGTAGCGGTGCGATATAAGTAGCTTACCCATTTTTTATTTCGGCAATTTGCGGTAACTTAGGGCCGTTTAACCCTGACTCCATGCTGATCAGAATTTATCCGGAAAATCCCAACGAGAAGGCGATAGCCCAAGTGGTGGATATCCTGCGCCGCGACGGTGTGATCGTCTATCCGACCGACAGCGTCTATGCTTTCGGCTGCTCGCTGCACAGTACCCGCGCGATCGAGCGCATCCGCACGCTGACCGGCAAGCAGGGCGACGATTTTTCGATCATCTGCCACGATCTGAGCGGCATCGCCGCTTATGCGCGTGTAGACACGCCCACGTTCAAGCTGATGAAACGGAATCTTCCGGGTCCCTTTACCTTCCTGCTCAGTGCGTCGAACAAAGTCCCCGACAAATTCCTCGACCGCAAAAAGACGGTCGGCGTCCGGATCCCTGCGAACGGCATCCCGCTGGCCATCGTCGAGGCATTGGGCAATCCGTTGGTGACCGCCTCTGTCAAAACCCCCGGTCCCGAAACCGAATACACGACCGATCCCTCGCTGATTTACGAACGCTACGGCGACCGCGTCGACATGGTGGTCGACGGAGGCTACGGCAACGCCGAGCCGAGCACGATCGTCGATTGCACGGGCGATGAGCCCGAGATCATACGCGAAGGGATCGGCGAACTGATATAACAAACGACATCATGACACCGAACCATACTCAAAATTCTGTCCCGGTCGATCCGAACCGCAAAAAGCTGGTCTGGAAAGAGGCCGCTACGGGCGGGCTGTACCTCGGCCTGGCACTGGTCGCCGTGATGGTGATCAGCTACCTCGGGCGCATGGACGCCACCCTCTCCTGGGTGCCGGGCCTGCTGAATTTCGCCGCACTGGTGCTCTTCATCCTTTTCTACGCGCGCAAAGTCTCCCACTATTACGCTTCGACGGGATTTTACTATCCGCAAAGCCTGGCGTTCATCCTCAAGATGATGCTCTTCGCCGGGGTCCTGGCGGGCGTCGGACAATTCATCCTGCAAAATTACGTCGATCCCGGTTACTACACCTCCGTAATCGAAACGACGCTTAAGGAGAGCGGCTTTAAAGAGGAGGACATCAGCCTGACGATGGAAACCGGCGTAATGAGAAATCCTATCGTCATGGCACTGAGCGGCGCAATCAGCATGCTGCTTTACGGCGGCATGATCGGGCTCGTCGTATCGGCATTCGTCAAACGGCCGCCGGCAGCTCCCGCACCCAAGCAGGAACCGGACCCGTCCGATTCAAATCCTGGTAATTCCACTTCCCATGGCAACGACTAATCCCGACATCTCCGTAGTAGTCCCGCTGTACAACGAGCAGGAGTCGCTTCCCGAACTGCTCGCGTGGATCCGGCGTGTGATGGAAGCCAACAGCTACTCGTTCGAGGTGATTTTCATCGACGACGGCAGCAGTGACAATTCGTGGAACATCGTCCGTTCGCTGCGGCGCAACGATCCGAACGTCCGGGGAATCCGTTTCCGCCGCAATTACGGCAAATCGGCCGCGCTCTATTGCGGATTCGAAGCCGCACGGGGGAACGTGGTCATCACGATGGACGCAGACCTGCAGGACTCGCCCGACGAAATTCCGGAGCTCTACCGCATGATCACGCTCGAGCGCTACGACCTGGTGAGCGGTTGGAAAAAGCAGCGCCACGATCCGCTGGGCAAAACCCTGCCGAGCAAATTCTTCAACTTCTGTGCTCGCACCGCTTCGGGTATCCGCCTGCACGACTTCAACTGCGGTCTGAAAGCCTACCGCAATAAAGTGGTCAAAAGCATCGAAGTTTACGGCGAAATGCATCGGTTTATTCCGCTGCTGGCCAAAAGCGCCGGTTTCCGGCAAATCGGGGAGAAGGTCGTCCAGCACCGCGCACGCAAGTACGGGGTGTCGAAGTTCGGCTGGGAACGCATGATCAAAGGGTACCTGGATCTGGTAACGGTCATGTTCATGTCGAAATTCGGCAAAAGCCCGATGTACTTTTTCGGAGGGCTGGGTACCCTGATGTTCCTCGTGGGCGGGAGTACGGCTATCGCACTGATCGCCGACAAACTTTACAAACAGGCCCATGCGCTGCCGATCCGGGGCGTAACCGACCAACCGCTGTTTTTCATCGCGATTACCGCCGTGATCATCGGCGTACAATTATTCCTCGCCGGATTTCTGGGCGAACTGATCGGACGAAACTCTGGCGAACGGAACCGTTACCTGATCGACGAAAGGATCGAGGCGGGAGAGAGTCAAGACGCCGATACGGAAACCCCGACTACGGCGCCATCCGAACGCAAAAAGTCCGGCAGCAAAAACATGGCGCCACCTCCCGGCAGTAACGATATACCATCCCCCGCACAGACAGAGCGGGACTTGTTTTCGATCTAAAAACACTAACCCATTTCCACTTAACCGGTTTTCACCATGATCCAACGAGTCCAGACCTTATACCTGCTGATCGCCGCCATCTTCACGGGTATTTTGTTATTCATGCCGATGGCCTCCTTCTGCGGCGTAGTTTTGGCAGGCGACCTTACAGCGTGGCAGATCGAATTGACCGATGCCGCCGGCAATACGCTGATTCAACCGATTCACCTTCTCGGAATCCTGTTACTTTGTGCCGCGCTACTACCCTTAATCACGATCTTTCTCTTCCGGAAACGCAAATTGCAAATGCGGCTATGCCTGATCGAAGTCTGTTTATTGATCGCTTCGTTCGGCACTTTCGCTTACTACTACACGCAGCAGAACAACGACGAAATGGAAAAAACGGTTTCACCGCTGCTGTTCCTGTTGATCGTAGCCATCGCCTCTGTGCTGATGGCACGCTGGCGTATCGCCAAGGACGAAGCGCTCGTCCGCTCGCTGGACCGCATCCGCTAAACGTTCCGGCAAAGAACCCCGGCAAAAAAATCAACGATTAGAGATTTCCCGAATTTACCGCATACAACAGGGGCTGTGCAAAATGCACAGCCCCTGTTGTATGCCAACGATAATACCGGACGGAGAAACCTGCCAAAGAAAAGGACAAAACAGGAACCATCCCCTGGCCAGCACAAACTCCTCCGGCAACGCATTACCGGAAATCGATCACTTCGACCCCTTTGTGTTTGCTTTTATCGAATGTAAAGGCGGCAGCCTGCGCCGGAACATTCGGCGTAATCTTCCGGATCGTAATGCGGGCGGCATCCGAATCCTCCATATTATAGACCACTCCCAACGGCAATTTCGTTACGGGGTCGAGCTGCAAAAGGATCGAAGCATATCCGGATCCGGACTGTTTCGGGGTCAGCCGCACCACCTCGGCATTTTTACCGCCGACAATAGCCGTTCCCTGATAAACGTGGTTGAAATCCTGATCATAAAGCCGGAAAAAACGGGCCGGATTCGACAAAATGTTATTGTCCGAAGGGTCGGGCGTCTCGATGACCACTTCGTTATCGCGCGAATTATAGGTCTGGCGCACTTTGCCGTCGAAAAAGACCTCAG
This window encodes:
- a CDS encoding L-threonylcarbamoyladenylate synthase gives rise to the protein MLIRIYPENPNEKAIAQVVDILRRDGVIVYPTDSVYAFGCSLHSTRAIERIRTLTGKQGDDFSIICHDLSGIAAYARVDTPTFKLMKRNLPGPFTFLLSASNKVPDKFLDRKKTVGVRIPANGIPLAIVEALGNPLVTASVKTPGPETEYTTDPSLIYERYGDRVDMVVDGGYGNAEPSTIVDCTGDEPEIIREGIGELI
- a CDS encoding DUF4199 domain-containing protein; protein product: MTPNHTQNSVPVDPNRKKLVWKEAATGGLYLGLALVAVMVISYLGRMDATLSWVPGLLNFAALVLFILFYARKVSHYYASTGFYYPQSLAFILKMMLFAGVLAGVGQFILQNYVDPGYYTSVIETTLKESGFKEEDISLTMETGVMRNPIVMALSGAISMLLYGGMIGLVVSAFVKRPPAAPAPKQEPDPSDSNPGNSTSHGND
- a CDS encoding DUF4293 domain-containing protein, coding for MIQRVQTLYLLIAAIFTGILLFMPMASFCGVVLAGDLTAWQIELTDAAGNTLIQPIHLLGILLLCAALLPLITIFLFRKRKLQMRLCLIEVCLLIASFGTFAYYYTQQNNDEMEKTVSPLLFLLIVAIASVLMARWRIAKDEALVRSLDRIR
- a CDS encoding LolA family protein, whose protein sequence is MKPYLKLYRFLCLLLAGSLACGAAYADAKSKTLLDALTTRMNGYNSYEVQFTVRMDQEFGDMPGRIVVSGNRYYVSVNGAEVFFDGKVRQTYNSRDNEVVIETPDPSDNNILSNPARFFRLYDQDFNHVYQGTAIVGGKNAEVVRLTPKQSGSGYASILLQLDPVTKLPLGVVYNMEDSDAARITIRKITPNVPAQAAAFTFDKSKHKGVEVIDFR
- the mltG gene encoding endolytic transglycosylase MltG, whose product is MKKRLNRKGWVLLGSLILIVTVLGAAGLSLGRYYWATAVERSGVVYVPTGASFTQLMDSLRRHEVLRNETAFARMARRHGLDTPLKAGRYELKEGMSYVRTVRMLRLGWQVPVRVTFNNIRTPDRLAGVLARKLEPDSAAWLAALTSDSLARVYGLTPQTILTLCIPNTYEFFWNTSPDTFLQRMRQESDKFWTSRDAKLSRSGLTRQQAYILASIVYEETKRKNEMPRVAGVYVNRLKRGMPLQADPTVKYAVGDFALRRVLNRHLEVDSPYNTYKYPGLPPGPICMPSIDALDGVVDFENHDYLYFCAKDDLSGAHAFARTLAEHNRNAQAYARALNRRGIR
- a CDS encoding DUF5703 domain-containing protein, with the translated sequence MNIRPIVFYLFLLTLILTFPCLSQAQTIGDYDVVWRSPSSDASGAMPLGNGELGINLWVEPSGDLLFYLSRTDSWSETGRLLKLGKVRVSLSPNPFAAGCAFTQRLNLQQGTIEITGEQGKERTKLTVFADPGAPVLHLLCTSSRPVNVTATSEPWRTAPYDIPKEDSLLGINSAWPRTGTYDYTQAVESADQTLSDPDAVVWYHRNEHSTYPLTLDLMELHSLASRFDDPLLHRTFGVRMSGAGFVKRSPLEIATAWPVKHFDLRLVTCTAQTPDIATWEQQLRATERSAANGRKALAANRQWWKNFWDKSFIFVETPDIDTGFRITQSYLLQSWMSACGGRGAYPIKFNGGIFTVDPVFTDTKIRANADHRNWGGDYWWQNTRLMYYPMLASSDFEMMLPLFRFYQDRLASFRTIANEYMDAEGAVIPETSSIFGLYRPGDYGWDRTGRQKGDIRNMYVRHAWNGSLELVSMMLDYYDYTGDTAFVRTRLVPVATEVLRYFDTKFPKDADGTIRITPTQALETYWYDMVNDLPCVAGLHAVLPRLLALPHGTAALPEQARWNRMQRQLPPMPVEIRDGQKRFAPAEQYDPKKNNTEVPELYGVFPFDLCNFTTPDAQIGIDTYNARTERGFYGWRQDGQMAALLGLTEQAAECLAHKTENSHPNHRFPAYWGPNFDWTPDQNHGGNLLTTLQTMVLQSHGNSVYLLPAFPKRWNVRFRLHTRGRGIAEGSYRNGKWETEPALKGASGYTLKSAPGFERAREIE